Proteins encoded within one genomic window of Candidatus Eisenbacteria bacterium:
- a CDS encoding SLBB domain-containing protein, whose protein sequence is MRSRWRRAAAGFVLAILPLATVSAFAQSDLSIPFGADAANAPAPAAAPEPWQVGTLPLGGPVDAREYVVGPGDVFRLNLSGRVTRDLPLQVGAEGAIYVPGVGPIAIAGRTLEESRREVTRRLTQVMRGVSVDLRLIRTRVMKVYLAGEVRVSGALAVPATAHASDALPDSGFTPGASERNIYLRRRTAGRADEQVVPVDLERFRLLGLRTGDPLLRDGDVIVVPPRLMQVTIEGAVPRPGSYELGPGDSLRTIVDLAGGLLPSVAERALLVQFTSPERAESTSFEVADLASGGFNPALGNGDRIYFYFLPRFHQLDQVEIYGEISRPGSYPIRPGVTRITDLVRTAGGFLDRADLSTIRVYRGSRIASDADPELARLGSLSRREMTTTEYETLRARLAARAPDLRVDWSRVQRSEDLDIRLQSGDVIRVDAVSASVRVDGEVKRPGIVAFADGRTVAEYIALAGGFSKMASRGHVRLTSMANGQTVLARDAQVVAPGDLIYVPDRGESSLWQNSQTIILVLAQVATIILALRR, encoded by the coding sequence GTGAGGTCGCGCTGGCGGCGTGCCGCGGCCGGTTTCGTGCTCGCGATCCTGCCGCTCGCGACCGTTTCCGCCTTCGCACAGAGCGATCTGTCGATTCCGTTCGGCGCGGACGCCGCGAACGCACCCGCTCCCGCCGCCGCGCCCGAGCCCTGGCAGGTCGGAACCCTGCCGCTCGGCGGCCCGGTGGACGCGCGCGAGTACGTGGTCGGGCCCGGCGACGTGTTCCGGCTCAACCTCTCGGGGCGGGTGACCCGGGACCTCCCCCTGCAGGTCGGCGCCGAAGGAGCGATCTATGTTCCGGGCGTGGGTCCGATCGCGATCGCGGGGCGGACCCTGGAAGAGTCGAGACGCGAGGTGACCCGGCGGCTGACCCAGGTGATGCGTGGCGTCTCGGTGGACCTGCGGCTCATCCGCACGCGCGTCATGAAGGTCTATCTCGCCGGCGAAGTGCGTGTCTCGGGAGCACTGGCGGTGCCGGCCACGGCCCACGCCAGCGACGCGCTGCCCGATTCGGGCTTCACGCCCGGGGCCTCCGAGAGAAACATCTACCTGAGACGCAGGACGGCTGGTCGGGCCGACGAACAGGTCGTGCCGGTGGACCTGGAACGTTTCCGGCTGCTGGGGTTGCGTACGGGGGACCCGTTGTTGCGCGACGGGGACGTGATCGTCGTGCCGCCGCGGCTCATGCAGGTCACGATCGAGGGCGCCGTGCCACGGCCGGGTTCCTACGAGCTCGGTCCCGGGGACAGCCTGCGGACGATCGTGGACCTGGCGGGAGGCCTGCTGCCGTCGGTCGCGGAGCGGGCGCTGCTGGTGCAGTTCACGTCGCCCGAGCGCGCCGAGTCCACATCGTTCGAGGTCGCGGATCTGGCCTCGGGCGGCTTCAATCCCGCGCTCGGCAACGGCGATCGCATCTACTTCTATTTCCTGCCCCGCTTTCACCAGCTCGATCAGGTCGAAATCTACGGCGAGATCAGCAGGCCCGGCAGCTACCCGATCCGGCCGGGCGTGACGCGCATCACGGACCTCGTGCGCACCGCCGGGGGATTCCTGGATCGCGCGGACCTGTCCACCATTCGTGTCTATCGCGGCAGCCGGATCGCGAGCGACGCCGACCCTGAGCTGGCCCGGCTCGGGAGCCTGTCGCGCCGCGAAATGACGACGACGGAGTACGAAACGCTGCGGGCCCGCCTGGCGGCCCGCGCTCCGGACCTGCGGGTCGACTGGTCGCGGGTGCAGCGGTCGGAGGATCTCGACATTCGCCTTCAAAGCGGCGACGTGATCCGGGTGGACGCCGTGTCGGCGTCGGTCCGCGTGGACGGCGAGGTGAAGCGTCCCGGGATCGTCGCCTTCGCCGATGGGCGGACGGTCGCGGAGTACATCGCGCTGGCCGGCGGGTTCTCGAAGATGGCCTCGCGCGGACACGTGCGGCTCACCAGCATGGCGAATGGCCAGACGGTCCTGGCGCGCGACGCTCAAGTCGTGGCGCCGGGAGACCTGATCTACGTGCCCGATCGCGGCGAGAGTTCGCTGTGGCAGAACTCCCAGACGATCATCCTGGTGCTGGCGCAGGTCGCGACCATCATCCTGGCGCTCCGCCGCTGA
- the rfbB gene encoding dTDP-glucose 4,6-dehydratase, producing the protein MERSRVLVTGGAGFIGSNFVHRLLSRHPAAEVVVLDALTYAGRKENLHGLPDRQLTFVHGDIRDPQAVAAAMRGCDHVVNFAAESHVDRSIETPGEFIQTDVYGVFVLAEEARRVGVKRFVQVSTDEVYGEVLEGHSTEDWPLNPRSPYAASKAGGDRLAYAYWATYGLPVVVTRCSNNYGPRQYPEKLVPLFVTNAIDDQPLPVYGTGLNRRDWLHVDDHCDALLELLAFPGIEGETFNIGAQHELDVLTITDTLLSLLGKPKTLVRHVEDRPGHDRRYAVDSSKLTNVTGWRPKIPFEEGIRRTVEWFQANEAWWRPIRSGEFREYYERMYGQRKVLKEVRA; encoded by the coding sequence CTGGAGCGAAGCCGGGTCCTCGTCACCGGGGGCGCCGGCTTCATCGGCTCCAACTTCGTCCATCGCCTGCTGTCGCGACATCCCGCCGCCGAGGTGGTGGTGCTCGATGCGCTCACCTACGCCGGCCGCAAGGAGAACCTGCACGGACTGCCGGACCGGCAGCTGACCTTCGTGCACGGCGACATCCGCGACCCCCAGGCGGTCGCGGCGGCGATGCGGGGCTGCGACCACGTCGTGAACTTCGCGGCCGAGTCGCACGTGGACCGCTCGATCGAGACCCCCGGGGAGTTCATCCAGACCGACGTCTACGGCGTCTTCGTGCTCGCCGAGGAGGCGCGCCGCGTCGGCGTGAAGCGCTTCGTGCAGGTCAGCACCGACGAGGTCTACGGCGAGGTGCTCGAGGGCCACTCGACCGAGGACTGGCCGCTCAATCCGCGCTCGCCCTACGCGGCGAGCAAGGCGGGCGGCGACCGGCTGGCTTACGCGTACTGGGCCACCTACGGGCTGCCGGTCGTGGTCACGCGCTGCTCGAACAACTACGGGCCGCGTCAGTACCCGGAGAAGCTCGTGCCGCTGTTCGTGACGAACGCGATCGACGACCAGCCGCTGCCCGTGTACGGCACGGGCCTCAACCGCCGTGACTGGCTGCACGTGGACGACCACTGCGACGCGCTGCTCGAACTGCTCGCCTTCCCGGGCATCGAGGGCGAGACCTTCAACATCGGCGCGCAGCACGAGCTCGACGTCCTGACGATCACCGACACGCTGCTGAGCCTGCTCGGCAAGCCGAAGACGCTCGTCCGTCACGTCGAGGACCGGCCGGGGCACGACCGGCGCTACGCCGTGGACTCGAGCAAGCTCACGAACGTCACGGGCTGGCGCCCGAAGATCCCGTTCGAGGAGGGCATCCGGCGGACCGTGGAATGGTTCCAGGCGAACGAGGCGTGGTGGCGGCCGATCCGCTCGGGTGAGTTCCGCGAGTACTACGAACGCATGTACGGGCAGCGGAAGGTGCTGAAGGAGGTGCGTGCGTGA
- a CDS encoding UDP-glucose/GDP-mannose dehydrogenase family protein, protein MYDITVVGTGYVGLVTGACLADFGNNVTCVDNDAAKIERMKALELPFFEPGLPEIVARNFNEGRLHFTSDLAGAIRGSKVVFITVGTPPRADGSADTSAIYAVAKVFAQNLDGWKLLVQKSTAPVGTSRDLQAWVRRWAKRGAEFDVASNPEFLREGSALETTLRPDRVIIGAESKKAAEILRKIHAPLFLIETPMVVTTLETAELIKYASNCFLATKISFINEMANLCEALGADVQTVAKGMGMDRRIGGKFLHAGPGYGGSCFPKDTHALSAFAKDAKVASRIIDATIAANDHQMDRMVAKICEVIGSPRGKKVAVLGLSFKPNTDDLRAAPALHVIAGLKRRGVKVVAFDPIAMTKAQDLPEMRNVELGADPYDAARGAHALAIVTEWNEFRGMNLARLKRVMKKPVLCDLRNIYDRAEVEAAGFTHVGVGKGRAGGGSRRPSRARKRK, encoded by the coding sequence GTGTACGACATCACCGTCGTCGGCACCGGCTACGTCGGCCTGGTGACCGGCGCGTGCCTCGCCGATTTCGGCAACAACGTCACCTGCGTGGACAACGACGCGGCCAAGATCGAGCGCATGAAGGCGCTCGAGCTGCCGTTCTTCGAGCCGGGCCTGCCCGAGATCGTCGCCCGCAACTTCAACGAGGGCCGGCTGCACTTCACGAGCGACCTGGCCGGCGCGATCCGCGGATCGAAGGTCGTGTTCATCACCGTCGGAACGCCGCCGCGCGCCGACGGCAGCGCCGACACGAGCGCCATTTACGCGGTCGCCAAGGTGTTCGCGCAGAACCTTGACGGCTGGAAGCTGCTCGTCCAGAAGAGCACGGCCCCGGTCGGCACGTCCCGCGACCTGCAGGCCTGGGTGCGCAGGTGGGCGAAGCGCGGCGCCGAGTTCGACGTCGCCTCGAACCCGGAGTTCCTGCGCGAGGGGTCGGCGCTCGAGACCACGCTGCGGCCGGACCGCGTCATCATCGGCGCCGAGTCGAAGAAGGCGGCCGAAATCCTGCGCAAGATCCACGCGCCGCTCTTCCTGATCGAGACGCCGATGGTCGTGACGACGCTCGAGACCGCCGAGCTCATCAAGTACGCCTCGAACTGCTTCCTCGCGACCAAGATCTCGTTCATCAACGAGATGGCGAACCTGTGCGAGGCGCTCGGCGCCGACGTGCAGACGGTCGCGAAGGGCATGGGCATGGACCGGCGCATCGGCGGCAAGTTCCTGCACGCCGGGCCCGGTTACGGCGGCAGCTGCTTCCCCAAGGACACTCACGCCCTGTCGGCGTTCGCGAAGGACGCGAAGGTGGCGAGCCGCATCATTGACGCGACGATCGCGGCGAACGACCACCAGATGGACCGCATGGTGGCGAAGATCTGCGAGGTGATCGGCTCGCCGCGGGGCAAGAAGGTCGCCGTGCTCGGGTTGTCGTTCAAGCCCAACACCGACGACCTGCGCGCCGCCCCGGCGCTGCACGTGATCGCCGGCCTCAAGCGCCGCGGCGTGAAGGTCGTCGCGTTCGACCCGATCGCGATGACCAAGGCCCAGGACCTGCCCGAGATGCGCAACGTCGAGCTCGGCGCCGACCCCTACGACGCCGCGCGCGGCGCGCACGCGCTGGCGATCGTCACCGAGTGGAACGAGTTTCGCGGCATGAACCTCGCGCGCCTCAAGCGCGTGATGAAGAAGCCGGTCCTGTGCGACCTGCGCAACATCTACGACCGCGCCGAAGTCGAAGCCGCCGGCTTCACGCACGTCGGCGTGGGCAAGGGGCGCGCGGGCGGCGGAAGCCGCAGGCCGTCCCGCGCGCGGAAGCGGAAGTAG
- a CDS encoding dTDP-4-dehydrorhamnose 3,5-epimerase family protein — protein sequence MKKASEVTVEWLQSLEYLIQPPGRATIQGVIVRDLTVHLDGRGEVTELWSRPWTKDGLDDVAHIYQSATDHGVVKCWHLHDVHTDHFTVTRGKLQVSLVDTRPESPTFRHVNALFLGALRPRLIKIPPRILHGWKALSAPEVLVVNAQTHVYDPADEFKFPWDCVLADVWEPKNG from the coding sequence GTGAAGAAAGCCAGTGAAGTCACCGTCGAGTGGCTGCAGAGCCTCGAGTACCTGATCCAGCCGCCCGGCCGGGCCACGATCCAGGGCGTCATCGTCCGCGACCTGACCGTGCACCTCGACGGCCGCGGCGAAGTGACCGAACTGTGGAGCCGGCCGTGGACGAAGGACGGACTGGACGACGTCGCGCACATCTACCAGAGCGCGACCGACCACGGCGTCGTCAAGTGCTGGCACCTGCACGACGTGCACACGGACCACTTCACGGTCACGCGCGGCAAGCTGCAGGTGAGCCTCGTGGACACGCGCCCCGAATCGCCCACGTTCCGCCACGTGAACGCGCTGTTCCTCGGCGCCCTCAGGCCACGCCTGATCAAGATTCCCCCCCGCATCCTGCACGGCTGGAAGGCGCTCTCGGCGCCCGAGGTGCTGGTCGTCAACGCGCAGACCCACGTCTACGATCCGGCGGACGAGTTCAAGTTCCCGTGGGACTGCGTGCTCGCGGACGTCTGGGAACCGAAGAACGGCTGA
- a CDS encoding cupin domain-containing protein — protein MTIRRLPVLEKPPARPILDGVRIVMPAGEAAPVWNGGPWRFIAYLELLPGPGLWRGNHWHERKTEYFYVISGRLRGVFEDLDSGERLEADLDAGTTVVIEPRVAHAFRGLERSQAIECSPLEFDAGDAFPKRVGT, from the coding sequence GTGACCATCCGACGGCTGCCGGTGCTCGAGAAGCCGCCCGCGCGGCCGATCCTCGACGGCGTGCGCATCGTCATGCCCGCGGGGGAAGCGGCGCCGGTCTGGAACGGCGGCCCGTGGCGCTTCATCGCCTACCTCGAGCTGCTGCCGGGGCCCGGTCTGTGGCGCGGCAACCACTGGCACGAGCGGAAGACGGAGTACTTCTACGTCATCTCGGGCCGGCTCCGCGGCGTGTTCGAGGATCTCGACTCGGGCGAACGGCTCGAAGCCGATCTCGACGCCGGCACGACGGTCGTGATCGAGCCGCGGGTCGCGCACGCGTTTCGCGGCCTCGAACGCTCGCAGGCCATCGAGTGCTCCCCGCTCGAGTTCGACGCGGGGGACGCGTTCCCGAAGCGGGTCGGGACCTGA
- a CDS encoding GDP-mannose 4,6-dehydratase codes for MSPGELNGRSVLVTGAAGFVGPHLARALVARGATVHGCGLGTPPAGTPLASWRERDLGDADGLRETLRDTAPAGVIHLAGQSSAARSFEAPEETLRANVAGTWNLLDAIRRQAPRARVIVVGTSESYGPCEPGTRLAEDAPFRPVSPYALSKATADQMAESFAREHGLDVVRARPFGHTGPGQTDRFVVPGWAKQIAEIEAGRAEPVLRVGNLDVTRDLSDVRDIVLGYVALLERGTGGAAYNLCRGEGAALTEVLAKLLTLARVPIRHEQDPARLRPADVPYLVGDPSRVARECGWRVTRSLEETLRDVLEDWRGRLAR; via the coding sequence ATGAGCCCTGGAGAGCTGAACGGCCGGAGCGTTCTCGTCACCGGCGCGGCGGGCTTCGTCGGTCCGCACCTCGCGCGCGCGCTGGTGGCACGCGGCGCCACGGTCCATGGTTGCGGCCTCGGCACGCCGCCCGCGGGCACTCCGCTCGCGAGCTGGCGCGAACGGGACCTCGGTGACGCGGACGGCCTGCGCGAGACCCTGCGCGACACCGCGCCCGCCGGCGTCATCCACCTTGCGGGCCAGAGCAGCGCCGCGCGCTCGTTCGAGGCGCCCGAGGAGACGCTGCGCGCGAACGTCGCGGGGACCTGGAACCTGCTCGACGCGATCCGGCGGCAGGCGCCGCGGGCCCGCGTGATCGTCGTCGGCACGAGCGAGTCGTACGGTCCGTGCGAGCCCGGAACGCGGCTCGCCGAGGACGCGCCGTTCCGTCCCGTGAGCCCTTACGCGCTCTCCAAGGCGACGGCCGACCAGATGGCCGAGTCCTTCGCCCGGGAGCACGGCCTCGACGTCGTCCGCGCCCGGCCGTTCGGGCACACGGGCCCGGGTCAGACCGATCGCTTCGTCGTGCCGGGATGGGCGAAGCAGATCGCCGAGATCGAGGCGGGCCGGGCGGAGCCCGTTCTGCGGGTCGGCAATCTCGACGTCACGCGCGACCTTTCGGACGTGCGCGACATCGTCCTCGGCTACGTCGCCCTGCTGGAGCGCGGGACGGGCGGCGCCGCCTACAACCTGTGCCGCGGCGAGGGCGCGGCGCTCACCGAAGTCCTGGCGAAGTTGCTGACGCTCGCCCGGGTCCCGATCCGTCACGAGCAGGACCCGGCACGCCTGCGGCCCGCCGACGTGCCCTACCTGGTGGGCGACCCCTCGCGCGTCGCGCGCGAGTGTGGCTGGCGCGTGACGCGTTCGCTCGAGGAAACGCTGCGCGACGTGCTCGAGGACTGGCGCGGGCGCCTCGCGCGGTGA
- a CDS encoding class I SAM-dependent methyltransferase yields MSDLALPTAPSTAAELYLDLLKRVLTRALFPEHLHRVEYPRGDARRTLFAPLQRMLASRDMAVVRRSAQDSALRETGRDWPADAESMIGLRRMENLQACVTDVLNRGVPGDLIETGVWRGGAVIFMRAILKAYGDESRAVWVADSFEGLPKPDARYAADAGDRFHAFDTLAVSLEQVRENFRRYGLLDSRVKFLKGWFKDTLPAAPVERLAVARLDGDMYESTMDALRALYPKLSVGGYLIVDDFGTVPGCRKAVEDYRAEHRISEPIADIDGWGAYWRRER; encoded by the coding sequence ATGTCCGACCTCGCCCTGCCGACCGCCCCCTCGACCGCCGCGGAGCTTTATCTCGACCTGCTCAAGCGGGTGCTCACGCGCGCGCTCTTCCCCGAGCACCTGCATCGCGTCGAGTACCCGCGCGGCGACGCGCGGCGGACGTTGTTCGCCCCGCTCCAGCGGATGCTCGCTTCCCGCGACATGGCGGTGGTCCGGCGCTCGGCCCAGGACTCGGCGCTGCGCGAGACCGGCCGGGACTGGCCCGCCGACGCCGAGTCCATGATCGGACTGCGCCGGATGGAGAACCTGCAGGCCTGCGTCACCGACGTCCTGAACCGGGGCGTTCCGGGCGACCTCATCGAGACCGGTGTCTGGCGGGGGGGCGCGGTCATCTTCATGCGCGCGATCCTGAAAGCCTATGGCGACGAGTCGCGGGCGGTCTGGGTGGCGGATTCCTTCGAAGGCCTGCCGAAGCCCGACGCGCGCTATGCGGCGGACGCGGGAGATCGCTTCCACGCCTTCGACACGCTGGCCGTCTCGCTCGAGCAGGTGCGTGAGAACTTCCGGCGTTACGGACTGCTCGATTCGCGCGTGAAGTTCCTGAAGGGCTGGTTCAAGGACACGCTTCCGGCCGCCCCGGTCGAGCGGCTGGCGGTCGCCCGGCTGGACGGCGACATGTACGAGTCCACGATGGACGCCCTGCGCGCGCTCTACCCGAAGCTCTCGGTCGGCGGCTACCTGATCGTGGACGATTTCGGCACCGTCCCGGGCTGCCGCAAGGCCGTCGAGGACTATCGCGCGGAGCACCGGATCAGCGAGCCGATCGCGGACATCGACGGTTGGGGCGCCTACTGGCGGCGCGAGCGCTGA
- a CDS encoding lipopolysaccharide biosynthesis protein, producing MSEAPPATGLGRRLARNTLHAASGRVVALLVWLAITPPMVRALGADGYGLWGLFLALTGWLTAMDLGFSQAALRFVAAARTRDDHAEAGEYATLALLGYLALGALWLALAPLLREPVVAFLRVPDALRGAAGFAFTAGAVVFALAGLATTTSSTLQGCGRFDLANLVTLTVSLVTAGGILLAIHRGAGIEAMVIAAGVAWAAAWVLGLLLLARGVPDFRWARPRDALRRLRSAARFGGPMQLANGLAVLHQQVLDKALLSRLVALAAVAPYELGMRVVTAAATFPSLLLLAMIPAAASLHAGDDTAGLRELHRRSNAYVLSLSAVLLAGLVAGAPAFFLAWLGRPDPQAAFALQGLALAAYGAAASGVASAMVRGVARTGLELEWSAVAFVIHLGLGILLVPRHQLAGVLVAYIAGNLLSAAWFLARLARTQGWPVAGTMAEPFGRPLLAAAAGVLAGLSVARMLPAPAGAAAWLNVLLIGGAATIVTGGVAIASRLLPWREALRLLGATRG from the coding sequence ATGTCCGAAGCGCCTCCGGCAACCGGCCTCGGCAGGCGACTCGCGCGCAACACCCTGCATGCCGCCAGCGGCCGCGTGGTGGCGCTGCTCGTGTGGCTGGCGATCACCCCGCCGATGGTGCGCGCGCTGGGCGCCGACGGCTACGGGCTGTGGGGACTGTTCCTCGCCCTGACCGGCTGGCTGACCGCGATGGACCTCGGTTTTTCGCAGGCCGCGCTGCGCTTCGTGGCCGCGGCCCGCACGCGGGACGACCACGCGGAGGCGGGGGAGTACGCGACGCTCGCCCTGCTCGGCTACCTCGCGCTGGGCGCGCTGTGGCTGGCGCTGGCGCCGTTGCTGCGCGAGCCGGTCGTCGCGTTCCTGCGCGTGCCCGACGCGTTGCGCGGCGCCGCCGGCTTCGCGTTCACCGCGGGCGCGGTGGTGTTCGCCCTCGCCGGACTCGCGACCACCACGTCCTCCACCCTGCAGGGCTGCGGGCGCTTCGACCTCGCGAACCTGGTCACCCTCACGGTGTCGCTCGTGACCGCCGGCGGCATCCTGCTCGCCATTCACCGCGGCGCGGGCATCGAGGCGATGGTGATCGCCGCCGGAGTGGCGTGGGCGGCGGCCTGGGTCCTCGGACTGCTGCTGCTGGCCCGCGGCGTCCCGGACTTCCGCTGGGCCCGGCCGCGGGACGCGCTGCGCCGCCTGCGCAGCGCGGCGCGCTTCGGCGGGCCGATGCAGCTCGCGAACGGCCTCGCCGTGCTCCACCAGCAGGTGCTCGACAAGGCGCTGCTTTCACGGCTCGTCGCGCTCGCCGCCGTCGCGCCTTACGAACTGGGCATGCGCGTCGTCACCGCCGCCGCGACGTTTCCTTCGCTGCTGCTGCTGGCGATGATCCCCGCGGCCGCCTCGCTGCACGCCGGCGACGACACGGCGGGGCTGCGCGAGCTTCACCGAAGGTCCAACGCCTACGTCCTTTCGCTCTCCGCGGTCCTGCTGGCCGGGCTGGTCGCGGGCGCGCCCGCGTTCTTCCTCGCCTGGCTCGGGCGGCCCGACCCGCAGGCCGCGTTCGCGCTGCAGGGGCTGGCGCTCGCCGCCTACGGCGCCGCGGCCAGCGGGGTGGCCAGCGCGATGGTGCGGGGAGTCGCCCGCACCGGGCTCGAGCTGGAGTGGTCCGCGGTCGCGTTCGTGATCCATCTCGGGCTCGGCATCCTGCTCGTGCCCCGCCACCAGCTCGCGGGCGTGCTCGTCGCCTACATCGCCGGAAATCTGCTGAGCGCGGCGTGGTTCCTCGCGCGCCTCGCGCGAACCCAGGGCTGGCCGGTCGCGGGCACGATGGCGGAGCCTTTCGGACGCCCGCTCCTCGCCGCCGCGGCCGGAGTGCTCGCCGGCCTGTCCGTCGCGAGGATGCTTCCGGCGCCCGCGGGAGCCGCGGCCTGGCTGAACGTGCTGCTCATCGGCGGCGCGGCCACGATCGTCACCGGCGGAGTCGCGATCGCGAGCCGCCTGCTGCCGTGGCGCGAGGCGCTGCGGCTGCTCGGCGCCACGCGCGGCTGA
- a CDS encoding GDP-mannose 4,6-dehydratase: MPRVLVTGVTGFAGSHLVDLLLEQGGHDIHGIQRWRSRTENIEHFADRITLHECDLRDATNTFETIAKVRPEWIFHLAAQSFVPTSWVAPSESLTTNVLAQVNIFEAVRRLGLKCRIQLACSSEEYGMVFPDEVPIRETNPLRPLSPYAVSKVAQDMLGYQYWMSWKVDSVRTRGFNHEGPRRGPVFVASDFAKQIADIEKGRKKPVLSVGNLEAQRDFTDVRDMVRAYVLALEKCEPGEVYNICSGEAWTIQKLLDHLLGMTTAKIEVRQDPARLRPSDVPILLGDNSKFVKATGWRPTIPFDRTLKDMLEYWRSR; this comes from the coding sequence ATGCCCCGCGTTCTCGTCACCGGCGTCACCGGCTTCGCCGGAAGCCACCTCGTGGACCTCCTGCTCGAGCAGGGCGGCCACGACATCCACGGCATTCAGCGCTGGCGGAGCCGGACCGAGAACATCGAGCATTTCGCCGACCGCATCACGCTGCACGAGTGCGACCTGCGCGACGCCACCAACACGTTCGAGACGATCGCGAAGGTCCGGCCGGAGTGGATCTTCCACCTCGCCGCCCAGTCGTTCGTGCCGACCTCGTGGGTCGCGCCGAGCGAGTCGCTCACCACGAACGTCCTGGCGCAGGTGAACATCTTCGAGGCGGTCCGCCGGCTCGGCCTCAAGTGCCGCATCCAACTCGCCTGCTCGTCCGAGGAGTACGGCATGGTCTTTCCGGACGAGGTGCCGATCCGCGAGACCAACCCGCTGCGGCCGCTCTCGCCGTACGCGGTGAGCAAGGTCGCGCAGGACATGCTCGGCTACCAGTACTGGATGTCGTGGAAGGTGGACTCCGTGCGCACGCGCGGCTTCAACCACGAGGGACCGCGCCGCGGACCGGTGTTCGTGGCGAGCGACTTCGCCAAGCAGATCGCCGACATCGAGAAGGGCCGCAAGAAGCCGGTGCTCAGCGTCGGCAACCTCGAAGCCCAGCGCGATTTCACCGACGTGCGCGACATGGTGCGCGCCTACGTGCTGGCGCTCGAGAAGTGCGAGCCGGGCGAGGTCTACAACATCTGCAGCGGCGAGGCGTGGACGATCCAGAAGCTGCTCGACCATCTGCTCGGCATGACGACGGCGAAGATCGAGGTGCGCCAGGACCCGGCCCGGCTGCGCCCGAGCGACGTGCCGATCCTGCTCGGCGACAACTCGAAGTTCGTGAAGGCGACCGGCTGGCGGCCCACCATTCCCTTCGACCGGACGCTGAAGGACATGCTCGAGTACTGGCGCTCGCGCTGA